One Sphingomicrobium sp. XHP0239 DNA segment encodes these proteins:
- a CDS encoding hydrogen peroxide-inducible genes activator: protein MAVHLPTIKQLQYLVALNEHGHFGRAAEHCFVTQSTLSAGIRELETILDTVLVERTRRVVRFTPLGEKVAARARSVLAETEMLTALVRAEGQPLAGDLRLGVIPTIAPFLLPRLLPRVRKDYPDLKLFLREETSQACCEALHRGQLDCVLLALPYACGEVDHAIVASDRLFIAYPRGEAPDLAAIPPAEIEEGRLLMLEDGHCLKDHALAACNRPEIRASAAMMGTSLHTLVQMVDNGLGVTFIPEMALAAGIIDHTGIEARPVESDNGARDIALAWRKNSPRAEEFEMLGDLLRRLVAELLAA from the coding sequence ATGGCCGTCCATCTGCCGACGATCAAGCAGTTGCAATATCTGGTGGCGCTGAACGAGCATGGCCATTTCGGCCGCGCGGCGGAGCATTGTTTCGTGACGCAGTCGACGCTGTCCGCCGGCATCCGCGAACTGGAAACGATCCTCGACACCGTGTTGGTCGAGCGAACGCGCCGCGTGGTGCGCTTCACCCCGCTCGGCGAGAAGGTGGCGGCGCGCGCGCGCAGCGTGCTCGCGGAAACCGAAATGCTCACCGCGCTCGTCCGCGCAGAGGGCCAGCCGCTGGCGGGCGACCTTCGCCTCGGCGTCATCCCGACGATCGCCCCCTTCCTCCTCCCGCGCCTCCTGCCCCGGGTTCGCAAGGACTATCCCGATCTCAAGCTCTTCCTGCGCGAGGAGACGAGCCAGGCGTGCTGCGAGGCCCTCCATCGGGGGCAGCTCGATTGCGTGCTGCTGGCGCTTCCCTACGCCTGCGGAGAGGTCGATCACGCGATCGTCGCCTCGGACCGCCTGTTCATCGCCTACCCGCGCGGCGAGGCACCCGATCTCGCCGCCATTCCCCCCGCCGAGATCGAGGAAGGCCGCCTGCTGATGCTCGAGGACGGCCATTGTCTCAAGGATCACGCCCTCGCGGCCTGCAACCGCCCGGAAATCCGCGCATCGGCGGCGATGATGGGGACGAGCCTCCATACTCTCGTCCAGATGGTGGACAATGGCCTCGGCGTGACCTTCATCCCCGAAATGGCGCTGGCCGCGGGCATCATCGATCATACGGGGATCGAGGCGCGACCCGTCGAAAGCGACAATGGCGCTCGCGACATCGCGCTGGCCTGGCGAAAGAACAGCCCGCGGGCGGAGGAATTCGAGATGCTGGGCGACCTGCTTCGCCGTCTGGTGGCGGAGCTTCTGGCGGCCTAG
- a CDS encoding MFS transporter: MPSPVTLLAKRRFGPLFATQFLGAMNDNLFRSAMVLLVIFSIYADPAREGAFSAIAGGLFILPFLLFGALAGQLADSRDKAMLTRHIKTAEILVMLGGAAGLILQSVPLLLFTLFLTGTQSAFFGPIKYAVLPQHLEKKEVLGGTGLIEAGTYVAVLLGTILGGLVLVDQADGTQSAGLGAAGVLVTAAIGRWFAGRMPPAPPEPEMAGRRLDWNLFRATWHLLRDVMRQPDLALAIVAISIFWSFALLLGSQFPPLTKNELGADENVAVLFFALFSVGVAAGSVLVNRLTRGDVSARFSAPAAIGIALLLIDLKRRVEAQAVFAGPLRTIEEFLATNQGWWVLVDILGIAILAGIFVVPLYAFLTTRVAPSMTARAIAANNVVNAALMVTASLILASIVGAGIDIAATLWLTAGFCVAGAAAAFALARRG; encoded by the coding sequence ATGCCCAGTCCCGTCACCCTCCTCGCCAAACGTCGGTTCGGTCCATTGTTCGCCACCCAGTTTCTAGGCGCGATGAACGACAATCTCTTCCGTTCCGCGATGGTGTTGCTGGTGATCTTCTCGATCTACGCCGACCCGGCTCGCGAAGGAGCCTTCTCGGCGATCGCGGGCGGGCTGTTCATCCTCCCCTTCCTGTTGTTCGGTGCGCTGGCGGGACAGCTTGCCGACAGCCGCGACAAGGCGATGCTGACGCGGCACATCAAGACCGCGGAAATTCTCGTCATGCTCGGCGGGGCAGCGGGTCTCATCCTCCAGTCGGTTCCGCTCCTTCTCTTCACCCTCTTTCTGACCGGGACCCAGTCGGCCTTCTTCGGCCCCATCAAATACGCTGTCCTCCCACAGCATCTGGAGAAGAAAGAGGTGCTGGGCGGCACCGGGCTGATCGAGGCGGGGACCTATGTCGCGGTGCTGCTCGGCACCATTCTCGGCGGGCTGGTCCTCGTCGATCAGGCCGACGGCACGCAAAGCGCGGGACTGGGCGCGGCGGGGGTGCTGGTGACCGCCGCCATCGGACGCTGGTTCGCGGGCCGCATGCCCCCTGCTCCGCCCGAACCCGAAATGGCGGGGCGTCGGCTCGACTGGAACCTGTTTCGCGCGACCTGGCACCTGCTGCGCGACGTGATGCGGCAACCGGACCTCGCACTGGCGATCGTCGCGATCAGCATCTTCTGGTCGTTCGCGCTGCTGCTCGGTTCGCAATTTCCGCCCCTGACGAAGAACGAGTTGGGCGCTGACGAGAATGTCGCGGTTCTCTTCTTCGCACTCTTTTCGGTCGGGGTCGCTGCAGGGTCGGTTCTGGTCAACCGTCTGACCAGGGGCGACGTCAGCGCACGGTTCAGCGCGCCCGCCGCCATCGGCATCGCGCTGCTGCTGATCGATCTCAAGCGCCGGGTCGAAGCGCAGGCCGTGTTCGCGGGGCCGCTGCGCACCATCGAGGAGTTTCTCGCCACCAACCAGGGATGGTGGGTGCTGGTGGACATTCTGGGGATCGCGATCCTCGCAGGGATTTTCGTCGTCCCGCTCTATGCTTTCCTGACCACGCGGGTCGCGCCATCCATGACCGCGCGCGCAATCGCCGCCAACAATGTGGTCAATGCCGCACTGATGGTGACCGCCTCGCTGATCCTCGCATCGATAGTCGGCGCGGGGATCGACATCGCGGCGACGTTATGGCTGACAGCGGGCTTCTGCGTCGCCGGCGCGGCGGCGGCGTTCGCGCTGGCGCGGCGCGGCTAG
- a CDS encoding integration host factor subunit beta gives MIRSELVTKICEDFPDLTQKEVESVVSSLFESITDHLADGGRVELRGFGAFSTRQRDARVGRNPRTGEPVDVAAKRVPYFKPGKEMRERLNLNAQKADND, from the coding sequence ATGATCCGTTCCGAACTCGTCACCAAGATCTGCGAAGACTTTCCCGACCTCACTCAGAAGGAAGTCGAGAGCGTCGTTTCCAGCCTGTTCGAGAGCATCACCGATCACCTTGCCGATGGCGGGCGGGTGGAATTGCGTGGTTTCGGCGCCTTCTCGACCCGCCAGCGCGACGCGCGCGTCGGCCGCAATCCCCGGACGGGCGAGCCCGTCGACGTTGCCGCCAAGCGCGTGCCCTATTTCAAGCCGGGCAAGGAAATGCGGGAACGGTTGAACCTCAACGCGCAAAAAGCCGACAACGACTGA
- the rsmD gene encoding 16S rRNA (guanine(966)-N(2))-methyltransferase RsmD, translating to MRVIAGQYRGRPLAAPPGRTTRPTADRTRETLFSMLTSRIGSFGELHVADLFAGSGALGIEALSRGAERAHFVENDGAARQAIEANLRSFDLSDRAQVVGGSALALPPPPRPFDVIFADPPYAKGSGNGVVAAIHAADWLAPAGWLAVETDAKEEVSPGPFQLAVSRKVGRARVSLLFRVP from the coding sequence GTGAGGGTCATCGCGGGACAGTATCGCGGCCGCCCGCTCGCCGCTCCGCCGGGGCGAACAACGCGCCCCACGGCGGACCGCACGCGCGAGACGCTTTTTTCCATGCTGACCAGTCGCATCGGCAGCTTCGGCGAACTGCATGTCGCCGATCTCTTCGCCGGCTCGGGAGCGCTTGGGATCGAGGCGCTTTCGCGGGGCGCCGAACGCGCCCATTTCGTCGAAAACGACGGCGCGGCACGGCAGGCGATCGAGGCAAACCTGCGAAGCTTCGACCTGTCGGACCGCGCGCAAGTCGTCGGGGGATCGGCGCTCGCGCTTCCGCCGCCGCCCCGACCCTTCGACGTCATCTTCGCCGATCCGCCCTATGCGAAGGGGAGCGGGAATGGGGTCGTGGCCGCGATCCATGCGGCCGACTGGCTCGCGCCGGCCGGCTGGCTGGCAGTCGAGACCGACGCCAAGGAAGAGGTCTCTCCCGGCCCCTTCCAGCTCGCGGTGAGCCGCAAGGTCGGACGCGCACGCGTCAGCTTACTCTTCCGCGTCCCCTGA
- the epsC gene encoding serine O-acetyltransferase EpsC yields MAIRLITYLDSVKARDPAARSRWEVLFYPGVLALGLHKVAHDLFCSRLYFLARMVNHLSRALTAIDIHPGATIGKNFFIDHGFTVIGETSVIGDNVTIYQCVTLGGTSPFDGVPGKRHPTLEDNVVIGSGAQILGPITVGKGARIGANSVVAKDVPEGATMVGPLARPIPVEADTSRRFVPYGTPCDDLSDPVERRLCQMEREIERLKADAKAGDRADVTGKESRSA; encoded by the coding sequence GTGGCCATCCGGCTGATCACCTATCTCGACAGCGTCAAGGCGCGCGATCCCGCCGCCCGCTCGCGCTGGGAAGTGCTTTTCTATCCCGGCGTGCTCGCGCTGGGGCTGCATAAGGTCGCGCACGACCTGTTCTGCTCGCGGCTTTATTTCCTTGCGCGGATGGTCAATCATCTCTCGCGCGCGCTGACCGCGATCGACATCCATCCCGGTGCGACGATCGGGAAGAATTTCTTCATCGACCATGGCTTCACCGTGATTGGCGAAACCTCCGTGATCGGCGACAATGTCACGATCTACCAGTGCGTGACCCTGGGCGGGACGAGCCCGTTCGACGGGGTGCCGGGCAAGCGCCATCCGACGTTGGAGGACAATGTCGTGATCGGATCGGGCGCGCAGATCCTGGGTCCGATCACGGTCGGCAAGGGCGCCCGGATCGGGGCCAATTCGGTCGTGGCGAAGGACGTGCCGGAAGGCGCGACGATGGTCGGGCCGCTGGCCCGGCCCATCCCGGTGGAGGCGGACACAAGTCGCCGCTTCGTGCCCTACGGTACGCCGTGCGATGATCTGTCGGACCCCGTCGAACGACGGCTGTGTCAGATGGAGCGCGAGATCGAACGGTTGAAAGCCGATGCCAAGGCAGGCGACCGCGCCGATGTGACAGGCAAGGAGAGCCGCTCGGCATGA
- a CDS encoding putative bifunctional diguanylate cyclase/phosphodiesterase, which translates to MGRREIVVLSVLLAAFALLLYNGTSFFVRLDRGVEGITAQLGVSATTITLNIALILFGWRYYVDVQHEIQRREESERRAQEQASTDGMTGLLNRKGFTEAGHWIHEKGEPDAGSVAVISIQLNRFKTINERHGFDVGDELLRRIAGVIVEVADGSASVARVSGDEFAIIASPGGRNDRESIEALAVELLDRVTRPFSIDDKSIQVGAHVGIAQAPVGELKARDLLRRADIALAAGKAGRLARPIWFDEGMERELLVHSEIEQGIRHGVDTDQFLPFFEPQIDFATGQISGFEVLARWNHPLAGLITPDRFIPVAEEHHLIGPLTDGLFRRALRIAAAWPNEIDLSINIAPSQLADNWLAQKLVRMLTETGFPAERLIVEITEGSLFADIEMARTIVTSMKNQGIRIALDDFGTGFSSLSHLRAMPLDLIKIDRSFVSSLATDRESRAIVRAITTLADALDTPVVVEGVENARTHAMVMEMGCRFGQGWYFGKPMTADQAEQLLRQPGASALTDPDTAGDPKPEAIDDGSSETQVAG; encoded by the coding sequence ATGGGTCGCCGCGAGATCGTCGTCCTGTCCGTTCTGCTCGCCGCCTTCGCGCTGCTCCTCTACAACGGCACCAGTTTCTTCGTGCGTCTGGACCGGGGGGTCGAGGGGATCACGGCGCAATTGGGCGTTTCGGCCACCACGATCACGCTGAACATCGCGCTGATCCTGTTCGGATGGCGCTACTATGTCGACGTCCAGCACGAGATCCAGCGCCGCGAGGAAAGCGAGCGCCGGGCGCAGGAACAGGCGAGCACCGACGGGATGACGGGCCTTCTCAACCGCAAGGGCTTCACCGAGGCGGGTCATTGGATACACGAGAAAGGCGAACCGGACGCCGGTTCGGTGGCGGTCATCTCGATCCAGCTCAATCGGTTCAAGACCATCAACGAGCGTCATGGGTTCGACGTCGGTGACGAATTGCTGCGCCGGATCGCGGGGGTCATCGTCGAGGTGGCAGACGGTTCCGCATCCGTGGCGCGGGTATCGGGCGACGAGTTCGCGATCATCGCATCGCCCGGCGGAAGGAATGACCGCGAGTCGATCGAAGCGCTCGCCGTCGAGCTGCTGGACCGCGTGACGCGTCCCTTTTCGATCGACGACAAGTCGATCCAGGTGGGCGCCCACGTCGGCATCGCGCAGGCGCCCGTCGGCGAACTGAAGGCACGCGACCTACTGCGCCGCGCCGACATCGCGCTGGCCGCGGGCAAGGCGGGGCGACTGGCCCGGCCGATCTGGTTCGACGAGGGCATGGAGCGCGAACTGCTGGTGCATTCGGAGATCGAGCAGGGGATTCGCCACGGCGTCGATACCGACCAGTTCCTGCCCTTTTTCGAGCCACAGATCGATTTTGCGACGGGCCAGATTTCGGGCTTCGAGGTGCTGGCGCGCTGGAACCACCCGCTCGCCGGGCTGATCACTCCCGACCGGTTCATTCCGGTGGCCGAGGAACATCACCTGATCGGCCCGCTGACGGATGGGCTGTTCCGCCGTGCGCTCCGCATCGCGGCCGCGTGGCCGAACGAGATCGACCTGTCGATCAACATCGCGCCCTCGCAACTCGCCGATAACTGGCTGGCGCAGAAACTGGTCCGCATGCTGACCGAGACAGGGTTTCCCGCGGAACGGCTGATCGTCGAGATTACCGAAGGGTCGCTGTTCGCGGACATCGAGATGGCGCGCACCATCGTGACCAGCATGAAGAATCAGGGAATACGCATCGCGCTCGACGATTTCGGGACGGGTTTTTCCAGCCTGTCGCACCTTCGCGCCATGCCGCTCGATCTCATCAAGATCGACCGCAGCTTCGTTTCCTCGCTCGCCACCGACCGGGAAAGCCGTGCGATCGTGCGCGCGATCACGACATTGGCCGATGCGCTCGACACCCCCGTGGTGGTCGAGGGGGTCGAGAATGCGCGTACCCATGCGATGGTGATGGAAATGGGCTGCCGCTTCGGCCAAGGCTGGTACTTCGGAAAGCCGATGACCGCCGACCAGGCCGAGCAATTGCTGCGCCAGCCCGGCGCGTCCGCGCTGACCGATCCGGATACGGCCGGCGATCCCAAGCCCGAAGCGATCGACGACGGGTCATCCGAAACGCAGGTAGCCGGCTGA
- a CDS encoding SOS response-associated peptidase produces MCNLYQMTATVDEMRKLFGPFEGDRANVAPQDEIYPKMEAPVLRRADDALRLDRMEWGFPGPQAAGGRPVTNVRNLASPFWRSALANPERRCLVPVTRFSEWSAAHDPVTGRKVKHWFGRADEAPFAFAGLWRPGESRGYYAFLTCAPNEMVGAVHPKAMPVMLERDEHDQWLNGTVEEASALARAFPDEKMTQFA; encoded by the coding sequence ATGTGCAATCTCTACCAGATGACCGCGACGGTCGACGAAATGCGCAAGCTCTTCGGGCCGTTCGAGGGCGATCGGGCGAATGTCGCGCCGCAGGACGAGATCTATCCCAAGATGGAAGCGCCGGTTTTGCGCCGCGCGGATGACGCGCTGCGGCTAGACCGCATGGAATGGGGATTTCCGGGTCCCCAGGCGGCGGGCGGGCGGCCCGTCACCAACGTGCGCAACCTCGCTTCGCCGTTTTGGCGCTCGGCACTTGCCAATCCGGAGCGGCGCTGTCTGGTGCCGGTGACCCGCTTTTCCGAATGGAGCGCGGCGCACGACCCCGTCACGGGACGAAAGGTGAAGCATTGGTTCGGCCGCGCGGACGAGGCGCCGTTCGCCTTCGCGGGGCTTTGGCGGCCGGGAGAGAGCCGAGGCTACTATGCTTTCCTGACGTGCGCGCCCAACGAGATGGTCGGGGCCGTGCATCCCAAGGCGATGCCGGTGATGCTGGAGCGCGACGAACACGACCAGTGGCTGAACGGGACGGTCGAGGAAGCGTCGGCGCTCGCCCGCGCGTTCCCCGACGAGAAGATGACGCAGTTTGCTTGA
- a CDS encoding DUF2794 domain-containing protein: protein MSVVMPFPAGSGQTGWDREEFMTILDLYGRMVAAGHWRDYAVRMDREVAVFACFRRHAENPEIRIEKRPALRSKQGMYAVITEQGQVLKRGHELKPVLAPLERRLIKLVKD, encoded by the coding sequence ATGAGCGTGGTGATGCCCTTTCCGGCCGGGTCGGGTCAGACCGGCTGGGACCGCGAGGAATTCATGACGATCCTCGATCTCTATGGCCGGATGGTCGCGGCGGGGCACTGGCGCGACTATGCCGTTCGCATGGACCGCGAGGTTGCGGTGTTCGCCTGCTTCCGGCGCCACGCCGAGAACCCCGAAATCCGGATCGAGAAACGCCCCGCCTTGCGCAGCAAGCAAGGCATGTACGCGGTCATCACCGAACAGGGTCAGGTGTTGAAGCGGGGGCACGAATTGAAGCCCGTGCTCGCCCCGCTCGAACGGCGGCTGATCAAGCTTGTGAAGGACTGA
- a CDS encoding aromatic ring-hydroxylating oxygenase subunit alpha — translation MPTSRLRMTPGQRALAERMLRGDHDIGDEARRIETKRYIDPERHVRELAHCFRGFPTALCPSALIGPDQMIRHDASGLDLIVARDRDGAIHVLGNSCAHRATRLVDEDGVLPARKIVCPYHAWTYRPNGDLAALPRPEAFPGLCKEDHALKTYPAREIGGLVWFYGDGSGEDFSPIEPLGPDLDAIGLDAMRFYRRNLHTVAADWKMIVDAFSESYHVKRLHARSIGEFFADGVAVMDRMGPHQRFIVGRAGHAEPVDLDDWQAVRETMTFTYQIFPNTVVVVSPDYVNVLIVHPTSAGRCKVEDFMLVPDVSDAEAKALEGRWSKSWELLDQHTFGGEDFRAAALCQRGVEAGLRDEMIVGTLENGMIAFHDELDARLA, via the coding sequence ATGCCGACTTCCCGTCTCCGGATGACCCCCGGCCAACGCGCCCTCGCCGAACGGATGCTGCGCGGCGATCACGACATCGGCGACGAAGCGCGCCGGATCGAGACCAAACGTTACATCGACCCCGAACGTCACGTCCGCGAGCTTGCGCATTGCTTCCGCGGCTTTCCCACCGCGCTATGTCCGTCCGCGCTGATCGGACCCGACCAGATGATCCGCCACGACGCCAGCGGTCTCGATCTCATCGTTGCACGCGATCGCGACGGGGCAATCCACGTCCTCGGCAACAGCTGCGCGCATCGCGCCACAAGGCTGGTCGACGAGGACGGCGTCCTCCCCGCGCGCAAGATCGTCTGTCCTTACCATGCCTGGACCTACCGACCGAACGGCGACCTTGCCGCCCTGCCCCGGCCCGAGGCCTTTCCGGGCCTGTGCAAGGAAGACCATGCGCTCAAGACCTATCCGGCGCGTGAGATCGGCGGGCTGGTGTGGTTCTACGGAGATGGCTCGGGAGAGGATTTCTCCCCCATCGAACCGCTCGGACCGGACCTCGACGCGATCGGTCTCGACGCGATGCGTTTCTATCGCCGCAATCTTCATACGGTCGCCGCCGACTGGAAGATGATCGTCGATGCGTTCAGCGAAAGCTATCACGTCAAGCGGCTTCACGCCCGTTCGATCGGCGAGTTCTTCGCCGACGGCGTGGCGGTCATGGACCGGATGGGGCCGCATCAACGCTTCATCGTCGGTCGGGCGGGCCATGCCGAACCCGTCGATCTCGACGATTGGCAAGCGGTCCGCGAGACGATGACCTTCACCTACCAGATCTTCCCCAACACCGTCGTCGTGGTCAGTCCCGACTACGTCAACGTGCTCATCGTCCACCCCACGTCGGCCGGGCGCTGCAAGGTCGAGGATTTCATGTTGGTCCCCGATGTGTCGGACGCCGAGGCGAAAGCACTCGAGGGACGCTGGTCAAAAAGCTGGGAGCTACTCGACCAACATACGTTCGGTGGCGAGGATTTCCGTGCGGCGGCGCTATGCCAGCGCGGCGTCGAGGCAGGCCTCCGCGACGAGATGATCGTCGGTACGCTCGAGAACGGGATGATCGCCTTTCACGACGAACTGGATGCGCGTCTGGCCTGA
- a CDS encoding pseudouridine synthase: MTSSDKRRTGRSGSPQSPPREEQRIAKLLARAGVASRREVERMIEARRIAIDGKVLETPATLVKNLNGVTVDGSPVGPAEQTRLFAFHKPRGCLTATRDPKGRRTIYDALPRGGRLPRLMPVGRLDYNTEGLLLMTNDGGFKRQLELPATGVPRTYRARAFGSVAQEQLEELAEGITIDGMRYGSIDANLERSSGANIWVEMTLTEGKNREVRRVLEHLGLEVSRLIRTAYGSFALEDMPRGALREVPRETLFQFRQGL; encoded by the coding sequence ATGACTTCATCCGACAAGCGCCGGACGGGCCGTTCCGGTTCCCCCCAATCGCCACCGCGCGAAGAACAGCGGATCGCCAAGCTCCTGGCACGCGCTGGCGTGGCCTCGCGCCGCGAAGTCGAGCGGATGATCGAAGCGCGGCGGATCGCCATCGACGGCAAGGTGCTCGAGACCCCCGCCACACTGGTGAAGAATCTCAACGGCGTCACCGTCGACGGCAGTCCCGTGGGTCCCGCCGAACAGACCCGCCTGTTCGCCTTTCACAAGCCGCGCGGCTGCCTGACCGCGACCCGCGACCCGAAGGGACGGCGGACGATCTACGACGCGCTGCCCCGCGGCGGTCGATTGCCGCGGCTGATGCCGGTCGGGCGGCTCGACTATAACACCGAGGGTCTGCTGCTGATGACCAACGACGGCGGGTTCAAGCGCCAGCTCGAACTGCCCGCCACCGGCGTGCCGCGAACCTATCGCGCGCGTGCCTTCGGCAGCGTGGCGCAGGAGCAGCTCGAGGAATTGGCCGAAGGCATCACGATCGACGGAATGCGCTACGGCTCGATCGACGCCAATCTGGAACGCTCCAGCGGCGCCAACATCTGGGTCGAGATGACCCTGACCGAGGGCAAGAACCGCGAGGTTCGCCGCGTCCTCGAGCATCTGGGGCTCGAAGTCTCTCGTCTCATCCGCACCGCCTACGGCTCCTTCGCGCTCGAGGACATGCCCCGCGGCGCGCTCCGCGAAGTGCCGCGCGAAACCTTGTTCCAGTTCCGGCAGGGCCTGTGA
- the pgsA gene encoding CDP-diacylglycerol--glycerol-3-phosphate 3-phosphatidyltransferase translates to MLTLPNMLTLSRIFAVPILVWLLWDPSPIHYAITFILYSLVGVTDYIDGYLARAQGQISRLGQFLDPIADKIMVAAVIIMLLATRRVADEPEPVIAGLTIIPALIILLREIIVSGLREFLGPLNVSVPVSRLAKWKTTLQMVSLGALILGGAFPSQYWIHQVGIASLWGAAVLTCVTGYDYLRVGLRHMD, encoded by the coding sequence ATGCTGACGCTTCCCAACATGCTGACCCTGTCGCGCATCTTCGCGGTTCCGATCCTGGTCTGGCTGCTGTGGGATCCCAGCCCGATCCATTATGCGATCACCTTCATTCTCTACAGCCTCGTCGGGGTAACCGATTACATCGACGGCTACCTCGCGCGGGCGCAGGGGCAGATCAGCCGGCTGGGTCAGTTCCTCGACCCCATCGCCGACAAGATTATGGTCGCCGCGGTCATCATCATGCTGCTCGCCACGCGGCGGGTGGCGGACGAGCCGGAGCCGGTCATTGCCGGACTGACGATCATTCCCGCGCTGATCATCCTGTTGCGCGAGATCATCGTGTCGGGCCTGCGCGAATTCCTGGGGCCTCTCAACGTCTCGGTACCGGTCAGTCGGTTGGCCAAGTGGAAGACGACGCTGCAGATGGTCTCGCTCGGTGCGCTGATCCTCGGCGGTGCGTTCCCCTCGCAATACTGGATCCATCAGGTGGGGATCGCCAGCCTGTGGGGCGCGGCGGTGCTGACGTGCGTGACCGGCTACGACTATCTCCGGGTCGGCCTGCGCCACATGGACTAG
- a CDS encoding response regulator produces the protein MSDEVICRYVGAFILFWKRKRAIKRVLVVEDEPLMAFDNEQRLERLGYEVVGTRDNYEDARRDIEAEEVDLVIADIDLAGEKSGIDVAELAKTKGVPVLFATGKPPTDCAVYALGSLEKPYTDKQLKDAVAAIDAILAGEEPGEVKGLTLYDIG, from the coding sequence TTGTCGGATGAAGTCATTTGCCGGTATGTAGGGGCGTTCATCCTGTTCTGGAAGCGCAAGCGAGCGATTAAACGTGTTCTCGTCGTCGAGGATGAACCCTTGATGGCGTTCGACAACGAGCAGCGGCTGGAACGGCTGGGCTACGAAGTCGTCGGCACGCGCGACAATTACGAGGACGCGCGCCGCGACATCGAGGCGGAAGAGGTGGACCTCGTCATCGCCGATATCGACCTGGCTGGCGAGAAGAGCGGGATCGACGTCGCCGAACTGGCCAAGACGAAGGGCGTGCCCGTGCTGTTCGCGACCGGCAAGCCGCCGACCGATTGCGCGGTCTATGCCCTGGGGTCGCTGGAAAAACCCTATACGGACAAGCAGCTCAAGGATGCGGTGGCGGCGATCGATGCAATCCTGGCCGGCGAAGAGCCGGGCGAGGTCAAGGGACTGACGCTTTACGATATCGGCTGA